The Chaetodon trifascialis isolate fChaTrf1 chromosome 17, fChaTrf1.hap1, whole genome shotgun sequence genome has a segment encoding these proteins:
- the LOC139345600 gene encoding cathepsin K-like encodes MHTLCVALPLAFLLLGHTLSVLDREWEEWKIKHRKVYENQTEIAFRRAVWEKNMQLVFRHNQEASAGKQSFTMGLNHLADMTAEEINEKLNGLKLEESINVRNGTFKDVSGFHTPQSVDWRKTGLVSPVRNQGSCGSCWAFSSLGALEGQMKKRTGVLVPLSPQNLVDCSSKDGNLGCRGGYISKSYRYIIRNGGVDSESFYPYEHQDQKCRYSVKGKAGYCSDFHILPRGDEKTLQAVVASVGPVAVAVNAMLPSFHLYRGGLYNVPNCNPVFVNHAVLVVGYGTEAEQDFWIVKNSWGTEWGEEGFIRIARNKNNLCGIATFAVYPSL; translated from the exons ATGCACACGCTGTGTGTTGCGTTGCCTTTGGCCTTTCTGCTCCTCGGCCACACTTTGTCTGTCTTAGACAGAGAATGGGAAGAGTGGAAAATCAAACATAGAAAGGTTTATGAAAATCAG actgAGATTGCTTTCAGGAGAGCAGTGTGGGAGAAGAACATGCAGCTGGTGTTCAGACACAACCAGGAGGcctcagcaggaaaacaaagctTCACAATGGGACTCAATCATCTGGCTGACATG acagctgaagaaatCAACGAGAAGTTGAATGGCTTGAAGCTGGAGGAGTCTATTAATGTCAGAAATGGCACTTTTAAGGACGTGAGTGGCTTCCACACACCTCAGAGTGTGGACTGGAGGAAGACCGGCCTGGTCAGTCCAGTTCGGAACCAG GGCTCCTGTGGGTCCTGCTGGGCCTTCAGCTCTTTGGGAGCTCTTGAAGGTCAGATGAAGAAGCGAACTGGCGTCCTGGTTCCCCTGAGCCCACAGAACCTGGTGGACTGCAGCTCTAAGGACGGTAACCTCGGCTGCAGAGGAGGATACATCTCCAAATCCTACCGCTACATCATCCGCAACGGAGGCGTAGACTCGGAGAGTTTTTACCCCTACGAACACCAG GATCAGAAATGTCGCTATTCTGTGAAGGGAAAGGCCGGTTATTGTTCTGATTTCCACATCCTCCCACGAGGAGATGAGAAGACTCTGCAGGCGGTCGTGGCATCAGTGGGACCGGTCGCTGTGGCCGTGAACGCCATGCTGCCATCTTTTCACCTCTATAGAGGAG GTTTATACAACGTTCCCAACTGCAACCCAGTTTTCGTAAATCACGCTGTTCTGGTTGTGGGCTACGGCACAGAAGCAGAACAAGACTTCTGGATCGTAAAAAACAG TTGGGGGACTGAGTGGGGAGAAGAAGGCTTCATTCGAATTGCCAGAAACAAGAATAATCTCTGCGGCATTGCCACCTTTGCAGTCTATCCTTCGCTGTGA
- the LOC139346407 gene encoding cathepsin S-like: MFRSLLLTIVCGLAAAVIDSELDRHWELWKKIHNKIYSHQIEELGRRRIWEENLEMINVHNLETSLGLHTYELAMNHLGDLTTEEITGTLMGTIVPADLERGPSNYIRINVSLPPALDWREKGLVTEVKMQGSCGSCWAFSAVGALEGQLKKSTGVLISLSPQNLVDCSQKYGNHGCNGGFMTNAFRYIIQNQGIESDAAYPYVARRGQCKYNPEYRAANCSGYAFLPEGDEIALKEALSNIGPISVAIDASRPKFVFYRHGVYRDHTCTHNVNHGVLVVGYGTERGYDYWLVKNSWGTNYGDEGYIKMARNRHNQCGIALYACFPFV; this comes from the exons ATGTTTCGGAGCCTGCTTCTCACCATTGTGTGTGGACTTGCAGCGGCCGTTATTGATTCAGAACTGGACCGACACTGGGAGCTATGGAAGAAGATTCATAATAAAATTTATTCTCACCAG ATTGAGGAGTTGGGTCGCAGGCGGATATGGGAAGAAAACCTGGAAATGATTAATGTCCACAATCTAGAAACCTCCCTGGGCTTACACACCTATGAGCTGGCAATGAACCACCTGGGAGACCTG ACCACTGAGGAGATAACAGGCACACTGATGGGTACCATTGTGCCTGCTGACCTGGAGAGGGGTCCTTCCAACTATATCAGGATCAACGTCTCTCTACCTCCAGCGCTGGACTGGAGGGAAAAAGGTCTGGTAACTGAGGTGAAAATGCAG GGTTCATGTGGCTCTTGTTGGGCCTTCAGTGCAGTTGGAGCACTAGAGGGGCAGCTCAAGAAGTCTACAGGTGTCCTGATATCCCTCAGTCCTCAGAATCTGGTGGACTGCTCTCAAAAATATGGAAACCACGGGTGCAATGGTGGCTTCATGACAAATGCCTTCCGATACATCATTCAAAACCAAGGCATAGAATCTGATGCAGCCTACCCCTACGTCGCCCGG CGTGGTCAATGCAAGTATAACCCAGAGTATCGGGCTGCTAACTGCTCAGGCTATGCCTTCTTACCTGAGGGGGATGAAATTGCACTGAAGGAGGCTCTATCCAACATCGGCCCAATCTCGGTAGCAATCGATGCCTCGAGGCCCAAGTTTGTCTTCTACCGTCATG GTGTGTACAGGGAccacacatgcacccacaaTGTGAACCATGGAGTGCTAGTTGTGGGCTATGGCACAGAGAGGGGATATGACTACTGGCTGGTCAAAAACAG TTGGGGCACAAACTACGGAGATGAAGGCTACATCAAGATGGCTCGAAACAGACACAACCAGTGTGGCATCGCCCTCTATGCCTGTTTCCCTTTCGTGtga